The genomic region AAGTCTGTTTAGTGCCTTTCTCTATGGTTTATTATCAGTATTTTTCGGCTATTTGGGACTGGTTTTAGGGGGCAAGAAGTTTCAAGAAATCAAAATGCCTGACAGCGTTAGCAATGCGGTATCTTATGTTTCCAAAAAGTTTCAGCGGGAATGCCCAAAAGTTCTAGATACCAGCGCCATTATAGACGGCCGCTTGGCAGACCTGTGTGAAACCGGTTGGGTTGACGGCCCACTTATTATCCCGAGTTTTGTTTTGACTGAACTGCAACACATTGCTGATAGTACCGATCCTCTAAAAAGAGCCCGCGGACGGCGGGGCCTTGACACCCTTCAACGTATTCAAGACTCAGGAAAAGTAGAGGTAAGAATTCTTGAGATAGACTACCCTGAAATCAAAGAAATAGACCATAAACTGGTAGAACTTTGCCGTGAAATCGGGGCTAAACTTATTACCACTGATTACAACCTCAATAAAATAGCCCGTCTCAAAGGTGTACCGGTGCTTAACGTAAATGAACTGTCCATGGCCTTAAAGCCTATAGTTACTCCTGGAGAAATTATTAGAATTACATTGGTTAAAGCAGGGAAGGAAAAGCACCAGGGAGTAGGTTATCTTGATGACGGTACTATGGTCGTGGTGGAAAATGCCCGTGATTTGATAGGCAAAGAAGTGGAAGTAGTAGTTACCAGTCTTTTACAAACGCCTGCTGGCCGCATAGTCTTTGGCCGTTTAAAAGAGGCCCAAACCAAAAAAGCCGTAGCCTAAGGCAAAAGAAAGACTTCAGCCAATTCACCTTCGTAAATTCCTTCAGAATTTTCTGGAATACGTAAAAAACCATGAGCTTCAGCCATAGAAGAAATTAGACCGCTTTTTTTTAATATCGGGAGGGCTATCACTCCTTTTTCGGAAAAAGAAAGTTTTACCCT from Thermodesulfatator indicus DSM 15286 harbors:
- a CDS encoding PIN/TRAM domain-containing protein translates to MLKKVLTAALFLICAFLGFFAFKNLSYANEHPWFSYLGFLVGLGVAALAIFIEKVFRKVPLAVIIGGAFGLFLGLGVARLLSLVFEQLNSSLFSAFLYGLLSVFFGYLGLVLGGKKFQEIKMPDSVSNAVSYVSKKFQRECPKVLDTSAIIDGRLADLCETGWVDGPLIIPSFVLTELQHIADSTDPLKRARGRRGLDTLQRIQDSGKVEVRILEIDYPEIKEIDHKLVELCREIGAKLITTDYNLNKIARLKGVPVLNVNELSMALKPIVTPGEIIRITLVKAGKEKHQGVGYLDDGTMVVVENARDLIGKEVEVVVTSLLQTPAGRIVFGRLKEAQTKKAVA